The Vicia villosa cultivar HV-30 ecotype Madison, WI linkage group LG1, Vvil1.0, whole genome shotgun sequence genome includes a region encoding these proteins:
- the LOC131661915 gene encoding uncharacterized protein LOC131661915: MTHLPKVDWRVLVCKNRARPRAVFILWLACQNRLATKDRIVKFGVATDRKCMFCSCNEDVQHLFFECNYTKKVWEAVLGWLNINHNVQGWCQERKWLEKICRSKNWRSKFVQVAIAETIYTVWIERNKKVFNREYSEGLLVDSIIENIVIRIWVIPKYRERVANLLVN; encoded by the coding sequence ATGACGCATTTACCTAAAGTGGATTGGAGAGTGCTGGTTTGTAAGAATCGAGCTAGACCTCGCGCGGTGTTTATCCTCTGGCTGGCATGTCAAAACAGGCTCGCTACGAAAGACCGTATTGTCAAGTTTGGAGTTGCTACTGACAGGAAGTGCATGTTTTGTAGTTGTAATGAAGATGTGCAACATTTATTTTTTGAATGTAACTATACTAAGAAGGTTTGGGAAGCTGTTTTGGGGTGGCTGAATATTAACCACAATGTCCAAGGTTGGTGTCAAGAAAGGAAGTGGTTGGAAAAAATTTGCAGAAGCAAGAATTGGAGAAGCAAGTTTGTACAGGTAGCGATAGCGGAAACAATCTACACTGTTTGGATAGAGAGGAATAAAAAGGTGTTTAATAGAGAATATAGTGAAGGGCTTTTAGTGGATAGTATTATAGAGAATATTGTTATTAGAATATGGGTGATTCCTAAATATAGAGAAAGAGTTGCCAATCTTTTGGTGAATTAG